The Deltaproteobacteria bacterium sequence AGAGCGCCGCAGCCAGCGCCAGTAGGGCCTTCTCCATGTCACACCTCCGCCTCTCGTCTTTGTCCGCTCCCTGCGCGACGGGGAGCGCCAGCGTCCGGACTTACTATGGAAACTCTGATTAATTACCCTGGGGGAGACTTTCTGTAGAAAGTTTCCCCCCGACCCCCTTCAAAGACTTTTAATTCCCTGCGGATCATCCCGATTTTGCAAGCAAAATCGGGATGATCCGCAGGGCGTTAAAAGTTTTTGGAGGGAGTCTGAGGGAACCTTTTTACAAAAAGGTTCCCTCAGCGCAACAAATCAGAACTTCCCTTATATTACCGCTTTTTGAAGGGTCTGTACACCCTTCCGCCGCCTTCGTAGAACTTGCCGAGGAATTCCACGTAATGGAGCCTCATGGACTGGATCGACGGGCTCAGCAGCGTAAGGCAGACGTTGAAGCCGTGGATGATCACGGCGATGACGACACCGAGAAGGAGGCTTCCCGCCAGTCCGCCGAGCTTGTTGGCCACCGCCGCCAGCACGACCGACACGGTGCCCACTGCCATGAGCCTCACGTAGGAGATGATGTTGGCCACCGTCTCGATGAACTGCACCGGTCCCTCGATGCCCTCGAGCACGGTTACGGCCGCCACGGAGACGGCAAGCGTCGCCAGCGCCGGCGTCGTGACCGTCGGCGGCAGCCACCCCGTCACCGCGGCAGCAGCCGCGAGGATGGAGAGGACGAAGACCAAGGCGGCGAAGCGGGCGGCAGCCTCGCGCACCCGGCCGCGGCGCACCATGTTTGTGAAGCCGAGGACGATGCCGAGCATGACGTGACCGACGCCTATGCCGAGCGAGAGGACGAGGAAGGTCTTCAGCGCCCTCATCCTGTCGAAGAGCAGCGGATGGAGTATGCCGAGCCTCTCGCCGAGGTCGCCGAAGAACTCGCCGAAGAGCACGCCGAAGAGGATCGTCCACAGGGCCGACACGATGAAGACATAGCCCACATCGCGCGCAAAGGGACTATCCCCGTAGCGGCGTCTCACGAAGAGGGCGATGGCGAGCACGGCGAGCCCGTAGCCCACGTCTCCGACTATGATGCCGAAGAATACGGGAAAGAAGACGGCGAAGAAGGGGGTTGGGTCTACGGAGCCGTACCTCGGCGTGGGCAGCGCGGCGAGAAAGACCTCGAAGGGCCGCACAAGGGGCGGGTTCTTGATGAGCACCGGCACGTGGGCCTCGTCGACGTCGTCCAGGTCGAGCTCCCTGACGAGCACCTTGTAGCCGAAGCGTTCGGCCATGGCCGAGGCCGTGCGCAGGTACTCACGGCGGGGCACGTAACCCTCCATGACAAAGGCGCTCCTCGTCCTTGCGCAGTGGGAGAGCATCCCTATCTCGTCGATGGCGTCCTCGACGGCGGCCAGAAGGCCCTCGACCCTCCCGCGCCAGAGCCTGGAAAGCTCGGCGCTCCGTTCGTCGAGCTTTCTTATCATGCGCGGGATGGTCTCCTTTCTCACGGCCATCTCCCTTATGGCCGCAACGAGCGGCAGGTCCGCGTACTCGTCGGGCAGCCGTATCTCGCTTATGCCCTCGCCGAGCACCACGCTCCTTATGGTCTCGGCGTACCTCTTCGGAAAGCTCAGCACCACGCCCAGCGTCGTCTCGTCGATGTTTATGAGGTGCATCTCGTAGGCGCCGCCCGTTATTCGCACAACCTCCTCGTCTATGAGGGTGAGCACATCCTGGCGCGCCCTGTCGATGGTGAGCCCCATGAGCTCGAAGCGCGCAAAGCCGCCGAGCCTCGTCACGATGCGTGCAAATCCCCTCAATATCTTCTCGTACCTCTTGATGGACGAGAGCTCGTCGAGGAGTTTTTCCTTCTCGGCCGTAACGGCCCTGATCTCCTCTTCCACCGGCGCAAGGTCGTCGAGCATCGGGCGGATATCCCCGGCCGCCGCCTTCTCGGGCTCCGCGCCGCCCTCTCCAAGGAGGAAGAGGAGATTTTTCAGTCTCTCCCTGGCTGCGAGCAAAAAGTCCTTTTCCTCGAGCTTGTCTCTCTCCACGGCGATGCGCGAGAGCATGGGGTCGTCCTCTACGGGCACCTCCTCTATGTGGAGCACCGAGAGCTCGTGGAGCGTCCTGACCGTCTCGTCGAGGAGGCTTCTCGGCCCGATTATCTGGATCCTCGCCATGGGCTCTATCATCGGTCATCTCAGGCTTCTGGTGACGAAATCGACGACCGCCCTGACGGCCTCGTCGATACGCCCCGCGGCCCTGGCCTTCAGCTCCTCGACGGCCCTGCGCCCCTCCTCCTCCACGGCCTCGATCTCGGCGGCGAGGGCCTTCTCGGCCTCGGCCCTCTCGGCGGCGAGCTCCCGTTCGAGCTCCTCCCGGCGCTCTTCGGCGAGCTTCCCCGCCCTCTTCACCGCCTCGGCCCGCCTCGCGTCGGCCTCCTTGCGGGCCTCCTCGAGCATGGCCTCCATGCGGGCCTCTTTCTTCTTCAATACATCGAGTATGTCCTCGGCCATGTGCGAAGAGCTCCATTGAAAGCCAGGGAAGACTCTGATTAAGTACCCTGGGGGAAACTTTCTGTAGAAAGTTTCCCCCAGACCCCCTTCAAAGACTTTCAATACGACTTGGTTTCCCCCTGTTTTGCCTGGCAAAACAGGGGGAAACCAGCTCGCATTAAAAGTTTTTGGAGGGAGTCTGAGGGAACCGGGGGTCTGTGACCCTTTTACAAAAAGGTTCCCTCAGTGCAATAAATCAAAGTTTCCAAAGTCTTTGAAGGGGCGTCCTGCCCGCGTCGGCTGCCTCGGGGGGCCGTACCGGGGGGGCGGGCCGCAAAGGCGTAAAAAAATCCCGCCTGGCGCGGCCCGACCCCCCCGGTACGGCCGAAGATCCGAATAACATACGATGGGGCAGGGGGGAAACGTGGGCCTGTGGCCCTTCTACAGAGAGTTTCCCCCAGACCCCCTTCAAAGACTTTCAATACGACTTGGTTTCCCCCTGTTTTGCCTGGCAAAACAGGGGGAAACCAAGTCGCGTTAAAAGTTTTTGGAGGGAGTCTGAGGGAACCGGGGGTCTGTGACCCTTTTACAAAAAGGTTCCCTCAGTGCAATCAACCAGAGTCTCCTTAATTATTACAGATCATCTCCGTCGTGGCAAGCAAAGCCGCAACCACGCGCCGCGGCCGTCGGGCGCGCCGCTTGACAAAGGGCCGCGCATGGCATAAGATTTCACTTGTTTTCCGGAGGGTTTCGGGCTTGGAGATACGAAGCGACTTTCTCGTCATAGGCAGCGGCATAGCGGGACTCAGTTTTGCGCTCAAGGCGGCCCGCGCGGGCACGGTGGCCGTGGTCACCAAGCGTGCCGTGCGGGAGTCGGCCACCTATTACGCCCAGGGCGGCATAGCCTCGGTCCTCAGCGCGGAGGACAGCTTCGAGGACCATATAAGGGATACCATAGCCGCCGGGGCCGGTCTGTGCGACCGTTCCGTAGTGGAGATGGTCGTGCGCGACGGCCCTGCGCGGATCCGCGAGCTGATGGAGTTGGGCGCACGGTTCACCAACCGCCGTGTGGACGGTCACCTGGAGCTCGACCTCGGCAAGGAGGGCGGCCACTCCAAGCGCAGGATAGTCCATGCAGGCGACATCACGGGCCGCGAGGTGGAGGACGCGCTCATAAAGGCCGTGGAGGCCGAGAAGAGGATCGCCGTCTACGAGCAGCACATGGCGGTGGACCTCATAACGCACACCAAGTTCGTAAGCAGGGACGGGCCCGAGCGGGTATGGGGCGCCTACGTGCTCGACGGGGCGACGGGACGGGTGGAGACCATGCTCGCCCCCACCACCGTCCTGGCGACCGGAGGCGGCGGCAAGGTCTACATCTACACGAGCAACCCCGACGTGGCCTCGGGCGACGGCATCGCCATGGCCTACCGGGCGGGAGCCGAGGTCGCCAACATGGAGTTCATCCAGTTCCACCCCACCTGCCTCTACCACCCCGAAGCCAAGAGCTTCCTCATAAGCGAGGCCCTGAGGGGCGAGGGCGCCGTGCTGAGGCTGCGCGACGGCTCGACCTTCATGGACCGCTACCACGAAATGGCGGAGCTCGCACCCCGCGACATCGTGGCCAGGGCCATAGACTTCGAGCTCAAGAAGAGGGGCGACGAGTACGTGCTCCTCGATATAAGCCACAGGCCCGCGGCCTTCATCAAGAAGCGCTTCCCCAACATATACAGAAAGTGCCTCGAGTTCGGTTTCGACCTCACCGCCGGACCCGTCCCCGTCGTCCCGGCGGCCCATTACATATGCGGCGGGGCGCGCACCGACACCAACGGGAAGACCACCATCGAAGGGCTCTACGCCATAGGCGAGACGGCCTGCACCGGCCTTCACGGCGCCAACAGGCTCGCATCCAACTCGCTTCTCGAGGCCCTGGTCTTCGCAAACCGCGCCGCGGCCCACGCCACCTCAAGGGGCAGGGACCGCCCTCCCCTTCCCAGCGTGCCCCCCTGGGAGCCCGGCGAGGCCGTCCCAAGCGACGAGGCGGTGGTCATCACCCACAACTGGGACGAGATCAGGCGCTTCATGTGGAACTACGTGGGCATAGTCCGCTCCGACAAGCGCCTGGAGAGGGCCCACCGGCGCATCAGGCTGCTGCAGCGGGAAATAAACGAATACTACTGGGACTTCACCGTCACAGGCGACCTGCTCGAGCTGCGCAACATCGCAACCGTCGCCGAACTCATCATACGCTGCGCCATGACGAGAAAGGAGTCGCGGGGACTCCACTACAACATAGACTACCCCCGCCGCGACGACGAGCGGTTCCTCAGGGACACGGTCATAAGGCGGGAGTGAGCCTCTCCGCTTCCTTCACTGAAAGGAAGGCGTCACGGGCGTACCGGGGGTTCTCCTTTCATCTCCTCCAGGCGCCGGAAGGCGGCGCGAAGACCGGCTGAGGGGCCGTGAAGGGCGAGGACGACGGCACCCTCGCTGCCGTCCACGCCGCCCGAGGCCACGTGCACGGCCCGCACGCCGGAAGAGCCGAAGAGCGTCTCCACCGCCTCGATCTCGGTGACGACCCTGGCTCCCACGATGGGCATGAAGCCTACGGCGAGTCCCGTAGCCCTTCCGACGCGACCGGTGCCGCACATGGTGGCGGCCTCCGCCACCGAGGGGATGAGCTTTTCAAGACCCACGGGCACGACGAGATTTGCGCCCCTTGCGGCCACTATGCCGAGGGCCGACCCTATGGAGCCGCCGCGCTCATCGGCGAGGAGCACGCCGGCCATGCCGGAGGTGTCCACCGCGTTCGCGCCCTTTATGCAGACATCACGGGCCGTGAAGTCCTCGAGCGCCTCGGCCGGGCTCATATCGACCTGACGGCCGTCGACGACGACCACGGGCGCTGCCCGCCTCTCCCTCTCGTTGGCGCCCAGCAGGCCGCCGCCTATCCTGCCGGCGGCGAACCAGTACCTGTCCACGGGCCTGCCCGTCAGGCGCTCGGCGACAAAGGCGTTGGTCGTGCCGCCAAAGACCACCACCCTACCCTTCGAGAGCGCGGCCCGCACCTCGGCAAGCCGGCAGACAGCCTCGGCTATGAGACGCTTCGACTCCGAAGGGGTAAGGACCACCAGGGCCCTCTCACGCCCGGAAACCTCGACATCCGTACCCATCTTTCTTCCTCCTCGCTTTCTCATGGGGAACGGAGGGAGCCGGCGCATCGGGCCGCGCCAGGCGGGGTTTTTACGCCCTTGCGGCCCGACCCGCCGGCTCCCCCTTGAAGCGCAACAGGGCAAGGGGGCCTCCCTCCCCTCATTTCCCCTCGAACCTGCCCTTGATTCCCCCCACCTCGCCGAGACCCTTGAGGCTGAAGGTGAGCATGACGAGCTGTTCTTCGAGCAGGTCCCGGTACTCTATCTTAACGCCCCAGCACTGGTGCATGTACTCGGCGCCGTAGTCGGTCTCCAGCGACTTGCCGGCGTCGAAGGAGTAACGGTTGCGGTAGCTCAGCGCCACCGGGTCGGCCAGGCGCAGCCGCCAGTAGACTTCAGCGTAACGGCGCGAGCTGTCGAGGACGGCGGCCGAGGTCGCGGCCGAGGCGGCGGAGGGCTGCGCCGGCGACGGGACTGAAAGCGAACCGGGGGGGGTGTTCCTGAAACGGTAGTTGAGCGAGAGGGCGTTGCCGTAGGCGTCGCCGTAGCCGGCCGTGATGTCGTACTTGTCGAGGGCGCGCTCGTAGACGTCGTAGAGCGCCCGGGCCGAGACCTCCACGGCTTCCATGGGCCGGAGGATCACCTCGGCGGTGACGTCGGAGAAGGGCTGTTTCTTCACGCCGGGGACGGCCGGGCGGCGCGCCGCTCCGATGTCGTAGCTCTGGCTTATGTCGAAGTAGAGGAAGTCGAGATAACGCTTGCGGCCGTCCTTCTCGAACCTTCCCGTGACGGTGTTGTTGAGCGAGTAGGTTATCCTGTTGGCCGCTGCCACCCTGTCGAGGCTGTCAAAGCGCGGAAGCCTGCTCTGATCCACATCGGGTATGTAGACATAGACGAGCTTGGGCCTTACGGTGTGGCGCACCTTCCTGAGCACCTCGAAGCCGGGCTTGAAGATACGGACAAAGGTAGTGGTGAGCACGCCCCGCACGTCGTACAGGTAGCGCCGGAAGCTCTCCCTGTCGTAGACCCCGGGCACGTCCCTGTCGTCTATCGAGTACCACGTGAGCCTGGGACCTACAGACGGCGTGAACTCGAACCAGCCGCCAGGGCGGAGGGGGAGCGAGAGCCTGGGGTTGAGGTCGATGCGGTCGCCGCGAAGCCCCTTTCGCCTGTGGAAGTTCACGTAGGCGGAGTCGAGGGAGAAGCGAAGCGGCGTGCCGGAGATGTCGCGGCTCGGGCTGCGGAAGCTCACCTCCGGCAAACGCTGCAGCACCGTGTCGTCGTCGGCGAGCAGGAGGTTGTCGAAGTAGCGAAGCTCGGCGACGAGGCTGTAGGCCGCCCACTGTTTCGTCAGCGACACGGTGCTCTCAAGGCTCTCGCGGCTTCGCATGAGGGCGTCCCTGCCGAAGTCGATGAAGTACTCGTCGTCGCTCACCATGTGGATGTCGGCCTTGAGGCGCACCCCCCCCGCAAGGCTCTCCCTGTGGCGCAGCTTCACCTCCCATCGGTCGTCGGTAGCGCTCTGGGGCCTCCTGAGATTGTCCACCGCCGAGCGGAAGCGGCGCACCCGCGTGATGTCGCGCTCCTTGTAGTGGTAGAAGTAGAACTCTCCCTCGCTCCGGCGCGTCCTCTTGTGGCGGAACTCGAACCCCTTGCCGAGCCCTCTTCTGCTCTCCACGTCGAGGTAGAACGTGGCGTCCATGTTGCCGGCCATGGCCCAGAAGAAGGAATTTCCCAGCACCGCGCCGCGCAGCCTCGAATAGCCTGGGACAGGCGTCAGGAAACCGGTCTGCCTCTTCCTGTTCACCGGAGCTATGACGTAGGGCGAATAGAGGAGCGGGTATCCCTTGACCCTGAAGAAGGCGTTGCGCCCGGTAAGGAACTCGCCGAATGTCACCTTGGCTCTCGAAAGATGGAAGCTCCAGGCCGGTTCCTCGCCCTCCTCGCAGTCGCACGACGTGAAGGTGCTCTCCGTGGCCGTGTAGGTCTGCTCGCCGACCTTGCGTATCTCCTCGCCCGTTATGTAGACGTTCATCTCCCTGTAGAAGAAGCGCCCCCTCAGGACCACTGCCGTCTCGTCGTTTACGTTGAAGCTTATGGAGTCGCACTCGATTGAGTTTCCCGCCTCGTCCGTGCCGCGCACGTCACCGGCGACAAGGCCGGCGCCGGAGCTCATGTTTATCATCATCTTGTCGGCCGAAAGGCGCGTAAGTCCCTGGGTAACGACCACGTTCCCCTCGGCGAGATAGGTGTCGCTCTCCCTGTCGTAGCTCAGGGCGTCGGCCTCTATGTCTATAGGGCGGTCTCTTCTGAAGAATGGAGAGCCCTCGGTGGGGGCGGCGTAGCAGGGGGCGCAAAGAAGGAAGACGAAGGATAGGGCCGCAAGGACAGTCCGGCCCGCGGTCCCGTAACGCGCTCCGTCCACCGTCGCGCCGCGGTCCACGCTCACCTGCCTGCCGGGGCGGGGTTTGCCGTGGCGGGGCCTGGTGCGGAGGGGCCTGGCGGAGCCTGCGGCGAGGCCGCGGCCGCCGGGGTAATGGCGGCCGCGGCCTCGCCGACCGTGTAGACCGAGCCGGTGACGCAGACGGCGTCGCCGGTCCGGGCCCGCTCCAGGGCGAGCTTCACGGCATCGCCGACCGGCTCGCAGACAAGCGTGCGCCCGCCGTAGCGCATGGCCGGCGCTTCGAGGCGAGCGGGGTCCGCCGCGCGGGCGCAGCGGGGCCTGGTGAGCACGACGAGGTCGGCGAGCGGGACGAGCGAAGAGAGGATGCGGCCCGCGTCCTTGTCGGCGAGCACGCCGATCACCAGTATGAGCCGTTCGTATTCGAGGGCTCGCAGGGCGGCCGCCAGCGCCGCCGCCGCGTCGGGGTTGTGGGCGCAGTCGAGCACAACAAGCGGCGAGGTCGAGACGACCTCGAAGCGGCCGGGCCAGCAGCATCCCTCGAGGGCGGCCCTGAGGGAGTCGAGCCCCACCGGCAGGCCTGCGTCCGCCATGAGCTCCACGGCAGCCGCGGCGCAGGCGGCGTTTCGAAGCTGGTGGGCTCCGCCAAGGCCCACCTCAATGGCCTCGACCCTCTCTCCGCCTATGGAGCGGTAGTCGAAGACTCCCGCGCCGCGCTCCGTGAAGCCGAACTCGCGGCCCAGCCTGTATAGCGGCGCGCCCGCACGGGCGGCCCTGCGCTCTATGACGGAGAGCGCCCCGGGCCTCTCCACCGCCGTCACCACGGGCACGCCCTCTTTGATGATGCCGGCCTTCTCGGCCGCCACCTCTTCGACGGTGGAGCCGAGAAAGCGCGTATGGTCGAGCCCCACGGACGTTATGACCGTGACGACGGGCTCTTCCACGGCGTTCACCGCGTCGAGCCGCCCGCCCATGCCGACCTCGAGCACCGCCGCATCGACGGCCGAGCGCCTGAAGTGTTCGAGGGCCATGACGGTCGTGTATTCGAAGAAGGTGGGGCCGTCGCCGCCGGGGCCTGCAAGGGAGCTCACGTACTCGAAGAGCCCGGCGACCTCATCGTCGCTTATCATGGGGGCGACTCCGCCGCCGCTTCCGGGCCCGGAGCCGATGCGGATGCGCTCGTTGAAGCGCACAAGGTGCGGCGAGGTGTAGAGTCCCGCCCTCAGCCCGGCGCGGCACAGGACCGAGTGGATCATGGCGCAGACCGAGCCCTTGCCGTTGGTGCCGCCGACTACTACGGACCGGAAGGCCCGCTGGGGCTCTCCGGCCGCGGCGAGGAGTCTGCGGGTCCTGCTCAGCCCCGGCTTCACGGCGCGCCCCTCGAGCGAGTAGAGGTGTCGGAGCGTATCTTCGATGGAAGGCATCTTCGGAACGGAAAAAGGCCGCTGCGAAGCGGCCGGTGCAAGTTGGAAAGGCCCTCTTCAGTCCGTGAGCAGGCCTATGAGGTTGGCAAGGGTGCTCTTCATCATCTTCCTGTCGACGATCATGTCTATCATGCCGTGTTCGAGCAGGTACTCGGCCCTCTGGAAGCCCTCGGGCAGCTTCTGCCTGATGGTCTGCTCTATGACCCGCGGTCCGGCGAAACCGACGAGCGCCCTGGGCTCGGCCACTATGACGTCGCCGAGCATGGCGAAGCTGGCCGTCACCCCTCCGGTCGTCGGGTCGGTGAGCACCGAGATGTAGGGCACGCCCTCTTCCTTGAGCCGCCGCAGCGCGGCCGAGGTCTTGGCCATCTGCATGAGCGAGAATATCCCCTCCTGCATCCTCGCCCCGCCCGACGACGAGAATATGACCAGCGCCGTGCGCTCGGCGAGCGCCGTCTCGGCGAGCCTTGCGATCTTCTCGCCCACCACGCTCCCCATGCTGCCGCCCATGAAGGCGAACTCGAAGACGCCGATCATCACCCTGCGCCCCTCGACGAGCCCCTCGCCGGCGATAAAGGCGTCGGCGCAGTCCAGGCCCTTGCGCGCCGCCTTGAGCCTGTCCTTGTACTTCTTCACGTCCCTGAAGTCAAGGGAGTCGACGGCCTCGAGCGTGGCGAAGTACTCGGTGAAGGTGCCGTCGTCGAGCACGATATCGAGCCGCGTCCTCGCCGATATCCTGAAGTGGTAGTCGCACTTGGGGCAGACGTCGAGGTTGCGCTCCACCTCTTTCTTGTAGATTATCTCGCCGCAGTGGTTGCACTTGACCCACAGTCCCCTGGGGACGTTGACGGTCCTCGCCACCGAGGGGCCGGGCTTCTTCTTTCTGAACCAGATCATCTATGGACCGCCCCGCTCACGCCGCGTACCGCTCCCGGCGGCAGGGCCGCTGCCGCATCCCGTTATCTCGCCGTTCTCGTAGGCCTCGATGAAGGCGGCTACGACCTTCCTGTCA is a genomic window containing:
- a CDS encoding L-aspartate oxidase; translation: MEIRSDFLVIGSGIAGLSFALKAARAGTVAVVTKRAVRESATYYAQGGIASVLSAEDSFEDHIRDTIAAGAGLCDRSVVEMVVRDGPARIRELMELGARFTNRRVDGHLELDLGKEGGHSKRRIVHAGDITGREVEDALIKAVEAEKRIAVYEQHMAVDLITHTKFVSRDGPERVWGAYVLDGATGRVETMLAPTTVLATGGGGKVYIYTSNPDVASGDGIAMAYRAGAEVANMEFIQFHPTCLYHPEAKSFLISEALRGEGAVLRLRDGSTFMDRYHEMAELAPRDIVARAIDFELKKRGDEYVLLDISHRPAAFIKKRFPNIYRKCLEFGFDLTAGPVPVVPAAHYICGGARTDTNGKTTIEGLYAIGETACTGLHGANRLASNSLLEALVFANRAAAHATSRGRDRPPLPSVPPWEPGEAVPSDEAVVITHNWDEIRRFMWNYVGIVRSDKRLERAHRRIRLLQREINEYYWDFTVTGDLLELRNIATVAELIIRCAMTRKESRGLHYNIDYPRRDDERFLRDTVIRRE
- a CDS encoding LPS-assembly protein LptD, producing MLLARPLRGRLDLAACCARLRPQPRRGGGAGGRPASPRIRTAHTGDRRARRQGRGPHPLFARPARRPRRAHQAPLRPRGGPRSPRSAGHALRRAHACLRAGRRCREARPGAGPDRRRRLRHRLGLHGRRGRGRHYPGGRGLAAGSARPLRTRPRHGKPRPGRQVSVDRGATVDGARYGTAGRTVLAALSFVFLLCAPCYAAPTEGSPFFRRDRPIDIEADALSYDRESDTYLAEGNVVVTQGLTRLSADKMMINMSSGAGLVAGDVRGTDEAGNSIECDSISFNVNDETAVVLRGRFFYREMNVYITGEEIRKVGEQTYTATESTFTSCDCEEGEEPAWSFHLSRAKVTFGEFLTGRNAFFRVKGYPLLYSPYVIAPVNRKRQTGFLTPVPGYSRLRGAVLGNSFFWAMAGNMDATFYLDVESRRGLGKGFEFRHKRTRRSEGEFYFYHYKERDITRVRRFRSAVDNLRRPQSATDDRWEVKLRHRESLAGGVRLKADIHMVSDDEYFIDFGRDALMRSRESLESTVSLTKQWAAYSLVAELRYFDNLLLADDDTVLQRLPEVSFRSPSRDISGTPLRFSLDSAYVNFHRRKGLRGDRIDLNPRLSLPLRPGGWFEFTPSVGPRLTWYSIDDRDVPGVYDRESFRRYLYDVRGVLTTTFVRIFKPGFEVLRKVRHTVRPKLVYVYIPDVDQSRLPRFDSLDRVAAANRITYSLNNTVTGRFEKDGRKRYLDFLYFDISQSYDIGAARRPAVPGVKKQPFSDVTAEVILRPMEAVEVSARALYDVYERALDKYDITAGYGDAYGNALSLNYRFRNTPPGSLSVPSPAQPSAASAATSAAVLDSSRRYAEVYWRLRLADPVALSYRNRYSFDAGKSLETDYGAEYMHQCWGVKIEYRDLLEEQLVMLTFSLKGLGEVGGIKGRFEGK
- a CDS encoding bifunctional folylpolyglutamate synthase/dihydrofolate synthase codes for the protein MPSIEDTLRHLYSLEGRAVKPGLSRTRRLLAAAGEPQRAFRSVVVGGTNGKGSVCAMIHSVLCRAGLRAGLYTSPHLVRFNERIRIGSGPGSGGGVAPMISDDEVAGLFEYVSSLAGPGGDGPTFFEYTTVMALEHFRRSAVDAAVLEVGMGGRLDAVNAVEEPVVTVITSVGLDHTRFLGSTVEEVAAEKAGIIKEGVPVVTAVERPGALSVIERRAARAGAPLYRLGREFGFTERGAGVFDYRSIGGERVEAIEVGLGGAHQLRNAACAAAAVELMADAGLPVGLDSLRAALEGCCWPGRFEVVSTSPLVVLDCAHNPDAAAALAAALRALEYERLILVIGVLADKDAGRILSSLVPLADLVVLTRPRCARAADPARLEAPAMRYGGRTLVCEPVGDAVKLALERARTGDAVCVTGSVYTVGEAAAAITPAAAASPQAPPGPSAPGPATANPAPAGR
- a CDS encoding acetyl-CoA carboxylase carboxyltransferase subunit beta; translated protein: MIWFRKKKPGPSVARTVNVPRGLWVKCNHCGEIIYKKEVERNLDVCPKCDYHFRISARTRLDIVLDDGTFTEYFATLEAVDSLDFRDVKKYKDRLKAARKGLDCADAFIAGEGLVEGRRVMIGVFEFAFMGGSMGSVVGEKIARLAETALAERTALVIFSSSGGARMQEGIFSLMQMAKTSAALRRLKEEGVPYISVLTDPTTGGVTASFAMLGDVIVAEPRALVGFAGPRVIEQTIRQKLPEGFQRAEYLLEHGMIDMIVDRKMMKSTLANLIGLLTD